One stretch of Pomacea canaliculata isolate SZHN2017 linkage group LG11, ASM307304v1, whole genome shotgun sequence DNA includes these proteins:
- the LOC112574774 gene encoding hillarin-like isoform X2 yields MNQDKDLWELEDWYPRLCPPETLKEDLLRDEDFTEVDKDARAKLDSPKDSFEKLVQHLTSHLSSDLHKLRAIFVWMGAQNIGCRQEGASCKYINSPEYYLQEATKNKRFIGKMFAKMCRAARIPCVLVNGKAKGGSYQPGDVDVKGQCTWAIVYVANSWRFVFPLWAFLAASGYQKENLLLVEDSGKPTRTRLTGSAGTTMPKFDELYFLTDPEVMNYICHPHEQEKQLLPEPWTKEKFYDSPFFLSSYFSSAWQLISPLTSVIKSTSGWCLVDLFSPGGGCKLKYTMFYDGGRSGKKFPQKIQTDRYVIIIKRTQQTTSFVVRLPVAGTYKFVVTGDHGGQTARLVAFQIVCNHMPLETLPFPSYPENGFGFGEAAAEAGLSEPSHTEGFAPVKKGDKISIRFKVSMDRSILARLVHSTLTPEKLRDNVIVEREDYNAMVIATLPADDPEPEYSLEVDSIKIMKETEESITELPSYHALNYLLSSDKTLSAIITHKKKNLQCYEDVWSSIINDDSQRLEEVASKFETAGITNPLLEKRIRTKKTGYRRMVQEMLDCKREMNFERLNRLLSRCIASNLQDKDIEEGKKVLMYLCQKEVEKAVKRKKLEELNACINKIKHSCVGEAAQQQAWFKEAEKVLSKLEVSQQAMTQSLRTKDDVNVRKPPDHVFDVIVAAFILLGEREDKLDTWEKVDAKLRKTNEEQLLNKVSNLNNSSLTRERVDLAKRRMEQAGGTFAEYRTIETLKKQCMEKITFYRTKGSLKRRN; encoded by the exons ATGAATCAG GATAAGGATCTATGGGAGCTCGAGGACTGGTACCCACGTCTATGTCCACCGGAGACCCTCAAGGAGGACCTACTCCGAGATGAAGACTTCACAGAGGTGGACAAGGACGCTCGGGCG AAACTTGATTCACCAAAAGACAGTTTCGAAAAACTTGTCCAGCACCTCACCAGTCATCTGAGCTCCGATCTACACAAGTTAAGAGCCATTTTTGTCTGGATGGGAGCTCAGAACATAGGATGTCGACAAGAGGGAGCCAGCTGCAAATACATCAACAGTCCAGAATATTACCTACAGGaggcaacaaaaaacaaaaggttcATTGGTAAAATGTTCGCCAAGATGTGCAG AGCTGCAAGAATCCCATGTGTTCTTGTGAACGGCAAGGCCAAAGGTGGATCTTACCAACCAGGTGATGTTGATGTAAAAGGACAATGTACCTGGGCAATTGTTTACGTGGCAAACAGCTGGCGGTTCGTGTTTCCTCTCTGGGCATTTTTAGCAGCAAGTGGTTACCAAAAGGAAAACTTGCTTTTGGTTGAGGATTCTGGAAAGCCAACAAGAACAAG ACTCACAGGAAGTGCTGGTACCACGATGCCTAAATTTGATGAATTGTACTTCCTGACTGACCCTGAGGTGATGAATTACATCTGTCACCCACATGAGCAAGAGAAGCAACTGTTACCTGAGCCATGGACCAAAGAGAAGTTCTATGATTCGCCTTTTTTCTTGAGTTCTTATTTCTCGTCTGCATGGCAGCTAATCAGTCCATTGACATCCGTGATTAAATCCACATCTGGATGGTGTTTGGTCGACTTGTTTAGTCCAGGAGGTGGATGTAAACTGAAGTACACCATGTTTTATGACGGAGGTCGCTCGGGAAAAAAATTTCCACAAAAGATACAAACGGATCGCTACGTAATTAT aataaaacGGACTCAGCAGACGACGTCATTTGTGGTCAGACTTCCGGTGGCTGGAACATACAAATTTGTAGTGACAGGAGATCATGGAGGTCAGACCGCGAGACTAGTGGCATTTCAGATCGTCTGTAATCACATGCCACTAGAGACACTGCCCTTCCCGTCCTACCCAGAAAACGGGTTTGGCTTTGGTGAGGCCGCTGCTGAAGCTGGTTTGTCAGAGCCTTCCCACACGGAAGGGTTTGCGCCGGTGAAAAAGGGTGACAAGATCAGCATCCGTTTCAAGGTTTCAATGGACAGATCCATTTTGGCCAGACTGGTCCACTCCACCCTGACACCGGAAAAGCTTCGGGACAACGTCATCGTGGAGCGAGAAGACTATAACGCAATGGTCATTGCGACACTCCCGGCAGACGACCCAGAGCCAGAATATTCCCTGGAAGTCGATAGTATAAAAATCATGAAAGAAACAGAGGAATCAATTACAGAATTGCCCAGTTATCATGCTCTAAATTATTTGCTTTCCAGCGATAAAACACTGAGTGCAATCATCACGCACAAAAAG aaaaatttacAGTGCTATGAAGATGTATGGAGTTCTATCATCAACGATGATTCACAGAGGTTAGAGGAAGTTGCCTCTAAGTTCGAGACAGCTGGTATTACGAACCCATTATTAGAGAAAAGAATACGAACCAAGAAAACAGGGTACAGACGTATGGTACAGGAAATGCTTGATTGTAAAAGAGAAATGAATTTTGAGCGACTGAATAGACTCCTCAGTCGCTGCATTGCTTCAAACCTTCAAGACAAAGACATCGAGGAAGGCAAGAAAGTACTAATGTACTTGTGTCAGAAAG AAGTGGAAAAggctgtaaaaagaaaaaaattggaagaaCTTAATGCGTGcatcaataaaataaagcacTCATGTGTCGGGGAGGCGGCACAGCAGCAAGCTTGGTTCAAAGAGGCCGAGAAAGTATTATCGAAACTAGAAGTGAGCCAGCAAGCGATGACGCAGTCCTTGAGGACTAAGGACGATGTGAACGTTCGGAAACCTCCTGACCACGTCTTTGATGTCATCGTGGCAGCCTTTATTTTGCTCGGCGAAAGAGAGGATAAACTGGAC ACGTGGGAAAAGGTCGATGCAAAACTGAGGAAAACGAATGAAGAACAACTGTTGAACAAAGTAAGCAATTTGAACAACTCTTCGCTGACTCGAGAACGGGTGGATCTGGCGAAAAGAAGGATGGAGCAGGCTGGTGGGACGTTTGCCGAATACAGAACAATAGAAACTCTGAAGAAACAG TGCATGGAGAAGATCACCTTTTACCGAACTAAAGGAAGTCTCAAAAGGAGAAACTAA
- the LOC112574784 gene encoding uncharacterized protein LOC112574784 has translation MAGIEFLIKELRLLQQEARYTLLDQLNFALTGINPEDRGKVEEKKKEILVFCKAETEKTLCNQDQQEIGDWLDKIAETGVNREAREKVWFKYAQQVYWNLEEFNKNKNKMKLQTDDISGIFKPPNDLFLTAFLLLGENQSELSKWQEIWTKLNQTNANQLLEKLTKFDDSVLSGEQLDLAEKTFMGCNGRFHQCDFHKRLYEWCFTRVACFPFLRMMRFFNT, from the exons ATGGCTGGGATCGAATTCCTGATAAAAGAACTAAGACTGCTACAGCAGGAAGCAAGGTACACACTCTTGGATCAGCTAAATTTTGCACTCACAGGAATAAATCCTGAAGACAGAGGAAAAgtagaggagaagaagaaagaaattctgGTATTTTGTAAGGCAG AAACGGAAAAGACGCTTTGCAATCAAGATCAGCAAGAGATCGGAGACTGGCTGGATAAAATAGCCGAGACTGGTGTCAATAGAGAGGCCCGGGAAAAGGTTTGGTTCAAGTACGCCCAGCAGGTATATTGGAATCTGGAAGAgtttaacaagaacaaaaataaaatgaagttgCAAACGGATGACATTTCAGGTATTTTCAAGCCTCCTAACGACCTCTTCTTGACTGCCTTCCTCCTGCTGGGAGAAAACCAATCTGAACTAAGT AAGTGGCAAGAGATATGGACAAAACTGAACCAAACAAACGCTAATCAACTGCTtgaaaaactaacaaaatttGACGACTCTGTGCTCTCTGGAGAGCAGTTGGATCTTGCCGAAAAAACGTTCATGGGATGTAATGGACGTTTCCACCAGTGTGATTTCCACAAGAGACTTTATGAATGG TGTTTTACCAGGGTGGCCTGCTTCCCGTTTCTGAGAATGATGCGCTTTTTCAACACATAA
- the LOC112574774 gene encoding hillarin-like isoform X1 codes for MNQDKDLWELEDWYPRLCPPETLKEDLLRDEDFTEVDKDARAKLDSPKDSFEKLVQHLTSHLSSDLHKLRAIFVWMGAQNIGCRQEGASCKYINSPEYYLQEATKNKRFIGKMFAKMCRAARIPCVLVNGKAKGGSYQPGDVDVKGQCTWAIVYVANSWRFVFPLWAFLAASGYQKENLLLVEDSGKPTRTRLTGSAGTTMPKFDELYFLTDPEVMNYICHPHEQEKQLLPEPWTKEKFYDSPFFLSSYFSSAWQLISPLTSVIKSTSGWCLVDLFSPGGGCKLKYTMFYDGGRSGKKFPQKIQTDRYVIIIKRTQQTTSFVVRLPVAGTYKFVVTGDHGGQTARLVAFQIVCNHMPLETLPFPSYPENGFGFGEAAAEAGLSEPSHTEGFAPVKKGDKISIRFKVSMDRSILARLVHSTLTPEKLRDNVIVEREDYNAMVIATLPADDPEPEYSLEVDSIKIMKETEESITELPSYHALNYLLSSDKTLSAIITHKKKNLQCYEDVWSSIINDDSQRLEEVASKFETAGITNPLLEKRIRTKKTGYRRMVQEMLDCKREMNFERLNRLLSRCIASNLQDKDIEEGKKVLMYLCQKEVEKAVKRKKLEELNACINKIKHSCVGEAAQQQAWFKEAEKVLSKLEVSQQAMTQSLRTKDDVNVRKPPDHVFDVIVAAFILLGEREDKLDTWEKVDAKLRKTNEEQLLNKVSNLNNSSLTRERVDLAKRRMEQAGGTFAEYRTIETLKKQCMEKITFYRTKGSLKRRNLLLAE; via the exons ATGAATCAG GATAAGGATCTATGGGAGCTCGAGGACTGGTACCCACGTCTATGTCCACCGGAGACCCTCAAGGAGGACCTACTCCGAGATGAAGACTTCACAGAGGTGGACAAGGACGCTCGGGCG AAACTTGATTCACCAAAAGACAGTTTCGAAAAACTTGTCCAGCACCTCACCAGTCATCTGAGCTCCGATCTACACAAGTTAAGAGCCATTTTTGTCTGGATGGGAGCTCAGAACATAGGATGTCGACAAGAGGGAGCCAGCTGCAAATACATCAACAGTCCAGAATATTACCTACAGGaggcaacaaaaaacaaaaggttcATTGGTAAAATGTTCGCCAAGATGTGCAG AGCTGCAAGAATCCCATGTGTTCTTGTGAACGGCAAGGCCAAAGGTGGATCTTACCAACCAGGTGATGTTGATGTAAAAGGACAATGTACCTGGGCAATTGTTTACGTGGCAAACAGCTGGCGGTTCGTGTTTCCTCTCTGGGCATTTTTAGCAGCAAGTGGTTACCAAAAGGAAAACTTGCTTTTGGTTGAGGATTCTGGAAAGCCAACAAGAACAAG ACTCACAGGAAGTGCTGGTACCACGATGCCTAAATTTGATGAATTGTACTTCCTGACTGACCCTGAGGTGATGAATTACATCTGTCACCCACATGAGCAAGAGAAGCAACTGTTACCTGAGCCATGGACCAAAGAGAAGTTCTATGATTCGCCTTTTTTCTTGAGTTCTTATTTCTCGTCTGCATGGCAGCTAATCAGTCCATTGACATCCGTGATTAAATCCACATCTGGATGGTGTTTGGTCGACTTGTTTAGTCCAGGAGGTGGATGTAAACTGAAGTACACCATGTTTTATGACGGAGGTCGCTCGGGAAAAAAATTTCCACAAAAGATACAAACGGATCGCTACGTAATTAT aataaaacGGACTCAGCAGACGACGTCATTTGTGGTCAGACTTCCGGTGGCTGGAACATACAAATTTGTAGTGACAGGAGATCATGGAGGTCAGACCGCGAGACTAGTGGCATTTCAGATCGTCTGTAATCACATGCCACTAGAGACACTGCCCTTCCCGTCCTACCCAGAAAACGGGTTTGGCTTTGGTGAGGCCGCTGCTGAAGCTGGTTTGTCAGAGCCTTCCCACACGGAAGGGTTTGCGCCGGTGAAAAAGGGTGACAAGATCAGCATCCGTTTCAAGGTTTCAATGGACAGATCCATTTTGGCCAGACTGGTCCACTCCACCCTGACACCGGAAAAGCTTCGGGACAACGTCATCGTGGAGCGAGAAGACTATAACGCAATGGTCATTGCGACACTCCCGGCAGACGACCCAGAGCCAGAATATTCCCTGGAAGTCGATAGTATAAAAATCATGAAAGAAACAGAGGAATCAATTACAGAATTGCCCAGTTATCATGCTCTAAATTATTTGCTTTCCAGCGATAAAACACTGAGTGCAATCATCACGCACAAAAAG aaaaatttacAGTGCTATGAAGATGTATGGAGTTCTATCATCAACGATGATTCACAGAGGTTAGAGGAAGTTGCCTCTAAGTTCGAGACAGCTGGTATTACGAACCCATTATTAGAGAAAAGAATACGAACCAAGAAAACAGGGTACAGACGTATGGTACAGGAAATGCTTGATTGTAAAAGAGAAATGAATTTTGAGCGACTGAATAGACTCCTCAGTCGCTGCATTGCTTCAAACCTTCAAGACAAAGACATCGAGGAAGGCAAGAAAGTACTAATGTACTTGTGTCAGAAAG AAGTGGAAAAggctgtaaaaagaaaaaaattggaagaaCTTAATGCGTGcatcaataaaataaagcacTCATGTGTCGGGGAGGCGGCACAGCAGCAAGCTTGGTTCAAAGAGGCCGAGAAAGTATTATCGAAACTAGAAGTGAGCCAGCAAGCGATGACGCAGTCCTTGAGGACTAAGGACGATGTGAACGTTCGGAAACCTCCTGACCACGTCTTTGATGTCATCGTGGCAGCCTTTATTTTGCTCGGCGAAAGAGAGGATAAACTGGAC ACGTGGGAAAAGGTCGATGCAAAACTGAGGAAAACGAATGAAGAACAACTGTTGAACAAAGTAAGCAATTTGAACAACTCTTCGCTGACTCGAGAACGGGTGGATCTGGCGAAAAGAAGGATGGAGCAGGCTGGTGGGACGTTTGCCGAATACAGAACAATAGAAACTCTGAAGAAACAG TGCATGGAGAAGATCACCTTTTACCGCACTAAAGGGAGTCTCAAAAGGAGGAACTTACTCCTTGCAGAATAA